CGCGGACTGGTCGAAGCCGTCGATGTCGTAGACCGGGGCGTCGACGGAGGTGTCGATCCGGCCGCTGAGCTGCCACTGCCAGGCCACCCCGGGGTGCGGCCGCCAACGCGGGGCGGACGCCACGGAGTCGGAGTCGGTGGTGCAGCCCGCCAGCAGCAGGAGCAGGGCGAGCAGCAGGGTCGGTCGTCTCAACGGACTGGCTCCAGGGTGGGGGACGGCGTCCCCCAAGGATGAACACCCCAGGAATGACGCGGGCGATGGGGTGCCAGGACCGGGAAATGACCACGGCGCGGCCCACAGGTGAATGCGCCCGGGCATGAGCGAACGCGCGCCACGCGCGTAGGCTCGTCCGCAGTGTTCGACGCACCGGGGAAGGCCCCGCGGAAACCGCACCCTGCCGCCGCATCTAGGGTCGGCTGTCGGGCCCGGTCGACCCACACGTATCGGCCACTGGAACTTCACATCGGAAGCGAGATTTCACCACCGTGACTGCTCTCACTCTCAGCACCGCCGCGGCGCCCGGCCTGCGGGCCGACGCGATCGTCGTCGGTGTCGCCAAGGGCGCCGCCTCCAGGTCCGGGGACCTCGTCGTCGCACCCGGCGCCGAGGCCGTGGACAAGGCCTACGACGGCAGGCTCGCCGGCGTCCTGGAAACCCTCGGTGCCTCCGGCGCCGAGGGCGAGGTGACGAAGCTGCCCGCACCGTCCGGCTTCAAGGCCCCGCTGGTCGTGGCGGTCGGCCTGGGCGCCGAGCCCGAGAAGGACGCCGGCTACGACGGGGAGGCCCTGCGCAAGGCCGCCGGCGCCGCCGCCCGTGCGCTGGCCGGCACCAAGAAGGCCGCCTTCGCGCTGCCGGTCGGCGACGCATCCGACCTCGGCGCGATCGGCGAGGGCGTACTGCTGGGCGCGTACTCCTTCGACTCCTACAAGGAGAACGGCAAGCCCGCCAAGGACAAGAACGGCAAGGCGCCGCTCGCCGAGGCCACACTGCTCGGCGGCAAGCCGCGGGACGCCGCGCACAAGGCGGCGCTCGCCCGTGCCGTCGCCGTCTCCGAGGAGCTCAACCGCGCCCGTGACCTGATCAACACCCCGCCCAACGACCTCAACCCCGAGTCGTTCGCCGCGATCGCGCAGGCGGCGGCCAAGGAGCACGGCATCAAGGTGCAGGTGCTCGACGTGAAGGCGCTGGAGAAGGGCGGCTACGGCGGCATCCTCGGCGTCGGCGTCGGCTCCGCCGCGGGGCCGCGGCTGGTGAAGCTGTCGTACACCTCCTCCAAGGCGAAGAAGCACCTGGCGCTCGTCGGCAAGGGCATCACCTACGACTCGGGCGGCATCTCGCTGAAGCCGGCCGGTCACAACGAGACCATGAAGTGCGACATGAGCGGTGCGGCTGCGGTCTTCGCGGCCGTGGTCGCGGCCGCGCGTCTGGGCCTCGAGGTGAACGTCACCGGCTGGCTGGCGCTGGCCGAGAACATGCCTTCGGGTTCCGCCACCCGCCCCGGTGACGTGCTGCGCATGTTCAGCGGCAAGACGGTGGAGGTCCTCAACACCGACGCCGAGGGCCGCCTGGTCCTCGCCGACGCGCTGTGGGCGGCCTCGCAGGAGAAGCCGGACGCCATCGTGGACGTCGCGACCCTCACCGGCGCGATGGTGCTGGCGCTGGGCAGCCGGACCTTCGGGATCATGGCGAACGACGACGCCTTCCGCACGGCGGTGCACGAGGCCGCCGAGGAGGTCGGCGAGCCGGCGTGGCCGATGCCGCTGCCCGAGCACCTGCGCAAGGGCATGGACTCCCCCACCGCCGACATCGCCAACATGGGCGAGCGGATGGGCGGCGGCCTGGTCGCCGGTCTGTTCCTGCGCGAGTTCGTGGGCGAGGGCATCACCTGGGCCCACCTGGACATCGCGGGCCCGGCCTTCAACGAGGGCGGCCCGTTCGGGTACACGCCGAAGGGCGGTACGGGTACGGCGGTTCGCACGCTGGTCCGGCTCGCGGAGCTGACGGCCTCCGGCGACCTGGGCTGATGTCGCGGTGAGGGAAGGGGGCTCCGCGCGCGGGTAGGGCGGAGCCCCCTTTTCCACGGTTGCTCAAACGAACGTGGGACGTCTCACACACCGGCCCGGCGTCTCGTTCACCTCCGACAAGTGCGAAGATGGGCCACGGCAGGACAGGGCCCCCACCACAGGGCCGAAGAAAGAGCGGCCGGACACCAGCCGCCGCCCGGTCAGGGTTGACCGGCGTACGGCGCACATGCATGGAGGACGTGACGTGGCGAACGACGCCAGCACCGTTTTCGACCTAGTGATCCTCGGCGGTGGTAGTGGCGGTTACGCCGCGGCCCTGCGCGGGGCGCAGCTGGGCCTGGACGTCGCCCTGATCGAGAAGGACAAGGTCGGCGGTACCTGCCTGCACCGGGGTTGCATCCCCACCAAGGCCCTGCTGCACGCGGGCGAGATCGCCGACCAGGCCCGCGAGAGCGAGCAGTTCGGCGTCAAGGCCACCTTCGAGGGCATCGACGTCCCCGCCGTCCACAAGTACAAGGACGGTGTCGTCGCCGGCCTGTACAAGGGCCTGCAGGGACTCATCGCCTCCCGGAAGGTGACGTACATCGAGGGCGAGGGCCGCCTGTCCTCCCCCACCTCCGTCGACGTCAACGGCCGGCGCGTCCAGGGCCGCCACGTCCTGCTGGCGACCGGCTCCGTGCCGAAGTCGCTGCCGGGTCTGGAGATCGACGGCAACCGGATCATCTCCTCCGACCACGCCCTCGTCCTGGACCGCGTGCCGAAGTCCGCGATCATCCTGGGCGGCGGTGTCATCGGCGTCGAGTTCGCCTCCGCGTGGAAGTCCTTCGGGGCTGACGTCACCGTCATCGAGGGCCTCAAGCACCTCGTCCCGGTCGAGGACGAGAACTCTTCGAAGCTTCTTGAGCGCGCGTTCCGCAAGCGCGGCATCAAGTTCAACCTCGGCACCTTCTTCCAGAAGGCCGAGTACACCCAGGACGGCGTCAAGGTCACCCTCGCCGACGGCAAGGAGTTCGAGGCCGAGTACCTGCTCGTCGCCGTCGGCCGCGGCCCGGTCTCGCAGGGCCTCGGCTACGAGGAGCAGGGCGTCGCGATGGACCGCGGCTACGTCCTGGTCGACGAGTACATGCGCACCAACGTCCCGACGATCTCCGCCGTCGGTGACCTCGTCCCGACGCTCCAGCTCGCGCACGTGGGCTTCGCCGAGGGCATCCTGGTGGCGGAGCGTCTGGCCGGTCTGAAGACCGTCCCGATCGACTACGACGGTGTCCCTCGCGTCACCTACTGCCACCCGGAGGTCGCCTCCGTGGGCATCACCGAGGCCAAGGCCAAGGAGATCTACGGTGCGGACAAGGTCGTCGCTCTGAAGTACAACCTGGCGGGCAACGGCAAGAGCAAGATCCTGAACACCGCGGGCGAGATCAAGCTCGTCCAGGTCAAGGACGGTGCCGTGGTCGGCGTCCACATGGTCGGCGACCGCATGGGCGAGCAGGTCGGCGAGGCCCAGCTGATCTACAACTGGGAGGCGCTGCCGGCCGAGGTCGCGCAGCTCATCCACGCCCACCCGACGCAGAACGAGGCGATGGGCGAGGCCCACCTGGCCCTGGCCGGCAAGCCCCTGCACTCGCACGACTGACCCTCGGTCGACGAAGCGACGACTCAGACTTCCGCAATTCGTAAGGAGCAACCGAAACCATGGCGGTTTCCGTAACCCTTCCGGCGCTCGGCGAGAGCGTCACCGAGGGCACTGTCACCCGGTGGCTGAAGGCCGAGGGTGAGCGTGTCGAGGCCGACGAGCCGCTGCTCGAGGTCTCGACCGACAAGGTCGACACCGAGATCCCCTCGCCCGCCGCCGGTGTGCTGGCCTCCATCAAGGTCGCCGAGGACGAGACCGTCGAGGTCGGCGCCGAGCTGGCCGTCATCGACGACGGCACCGGCGCACCCGCCGCCGCCCCGGCCCCGGCCGCCGAGCCCGCCGCGGCTCCGGAGCCGGCCGCTGCCGCCCCGTCCACCGAGCAGGCCGCCCCGGCTCCGGCGCCCACCGCCGAGGCCGCGTCCGGCGGCGGTTCCGCCGAGGGCACGGACGTCGTCCTGCCCGCGCTCGGCGAGTCCGTCACCGAGGGCACCGTCACCCGCTGGCTGAAGTCGGTCGGCGACTCCGTCGAGGCCGACGAGCCGCTGCTCGAGGTCTCCACGGACAAGGTCGACACCGAGATCCCGGCGCCCACCTCCGGTGTGCTGCTGGAGATCGTGGTCGGCGAGGACGAGACCGCCGAGGTCGGCGCCAAGCTCGCCGTCATCGGCGCCCCGGGTGCGGCTCCGGCCGCTGCCCCGGCCCCCGCCGCACCGGCTCCCGCCGCCGCTCCGGCTCCGGCCGCCCCCGCGGCTCCGGCGCCCGCTCCGGCCGCCCCGGCGCCGCAGGCCCCGACGGCTCCGGCTCCGCAGCAGGTCACGACCCCGGCCCCCGAGCCGGTCCCGGCCGCTCCGGCGCCCGCCCCGGCTCCGGCTCCCGCCCCGGCCGCGGCGTCCGCCGCCGCTCCGGCCGCCGCCCAGGCGACCGACGAGGGCGCCTACGTCACCCCGCTGGTGCGCAAGCTCGCGTCCGAGCACGGCGTCGACCTGGCCGGCGTCAAGGGCACCGGCGTCGGCGGCCGCATCCGCAAGCAGGACGTCATGGCCGCAGCCGAGGCCGCCAAGGCCGCCGCCGCGGCTCCGGCGCCCGCCGCCGCTGCCGCCCCGGCCGCCGCCAAGAAGGCGCCGTCCCTGGAGGCCTCCCCCCTGCGTGGCCAGACCGTCAAGATGCCGCGCATCCGCAAGGTCATCGGCGACAACATGGTCAAGGCGCTGCACGAGCAGGCGCAGCTGTCCTCGGTCGTCGAGGTCGACGTCACGCGTCTGATGAAGCTGCGCGCCCGGGCCAAGGACGCGTTCGCGGCTCGCGAGGGCGTCAAGCTCTCCCCGATGCCGTTCTTCGTCAAGGCCGCGGCCCAGGCGCTGAAGGCACACGCCCCGATCAACGCCAAGATCAACGAGGCCGAGGGCACGATCACCTACTTCGACACCGAGAACATCGGTATCGCGGTGGACTCCGAGAAGGGCCTGATGACCCCGGTCATCAAGCACGCCGGCGACCTCAACATCGCGGGCATCGCCAAGGCCACGGCGGAGCTGGCGGGCAAGGTCCGCGGCAACAAGATCACCCCGGACGAGCTGTCCGGCGCGACCTTCACCATCTCCAACACCGGTTCGCGCGGCGCGCTCTTCGACACGATCATCGTGCCGCCG
Above is a genomic segment from Streptomyces sp. SLBN-31 containing:
- the lpdA gene encoding dihydrolipoyl dehydrogenase, producing the protein MANDASTVFDLVILGGGSGGYAAALRGAQLGLDVALIEKDKVGGTCLHRGCIPTKALLHAGEIADQARESEQFGVKATFEGIDVPAVHKYKDGVVAGLYKGLQGLIASRKVTYIEGEGRLSSPTSVDVNGRRVQGRHVLLATGSVPKSLPGLEIDGNRIISSDHALVLDRVPKSAIILGGGVIGVEFASAWKSFGADVTVIEGLKHLVPVEDENSSKLLERAFRKRGIKFNLGTFFQKAEYTQDGVKVTLADGKEFEAEYLLVAVGRGPVSQGLGYEEQGVAMDRGYVLVDEYMRTNVPTISAVGDLVPTLQLAHVGFAEGILVAERLAGLKTVPIDYDGVPRVTYCHPEVASVGITEAKAKEIYGADKVVALKYNLAGNGKSKILNTAGEIKLVQVKDGAVVGVHMVGDRMGEQVGEAQLIYNWEALPAEVAQLIHAHPTQNEAMGEAHLALAGKPLHSHD
- the sucB gene encoding 2-oxoglutarate dehydrogenase, E2 component, dihydrolipoamide succinyltransferase, translating into MAVSVTLPALGESVTEGTVTRWLKAEGERVEADEPLLEVSTDKVDTEIPSPAAGVLASIKVAEDETVEVGAELAVIDDGTGAPAAAPAPAAEPAAAPEPAAAAPSTEQAAPAPAPTAEAASGGGSAEGTDVVLPALGESVTEGTVTRWLKSVGDSVEADEPLLEVSTDKVDTEIPAPTSGVLLEIVVGEDETAEVGAKLAVIGAPGAAPAAAPAPAAPAPAAAPAPAAPAAPAPAPAAPAPQAPTAPAPQQVTTPAPEPVPAAPAPAPAPAPAPAAASAAAPAAAQATDEGAYVTPLVRKLASEHGVDLAGVKGTGVGGRIRKQDVMAAAEAAKAAAAAPAPAAAAAPAAAKKAPSLEASPLRGQTVKMPRIRKVIGDNMVKALHEQAQLSSVVEVDVTRLMKLRARAKDAFAAREGVKLSPMPFFVKAAAQALKAHAPINAKINEAEGTITYFDTENIGIAVDSEKGLMTPVIKHAGDLNIAGIAKATAELAGKVRGNKITPDELSGATFTISNTGSRGALFDTIIVPPGQVAILGIGATVKRPAVIETEEGTVIGVRDMTYLTLSYDHRLVDGADAARYLTAVKAILEAGEFEVELGL
- a CDS encoding leucyl aminopeptidase yields the protein MTALTLSTAAAPGLRADAIVVGVAKGAASRSGDLVVAPGAEAVDKAYDGRLAGVLETLGASGAEGEVTKLPAPSGFKAPLVVAVGLGAEPEKDAGYDGEALRKAAGAAARALAGTKKAAFALPVGDASDLGAIGEGVLLGAYSFDSYKENGKPAKDKNGKAPLAEATLLGGKPRDAAHKAALARAVAVSEELNRARDLINTPPNDLNPESFAAIAQAAAKEHGIKVQVLDVKALEKGGYGGILGVGVGSAAGPRLVKLSYTSSKAKKHLALVGKGITYDSGGISLKPAGHNETMKCDMSGAAAVFAAVVAAARLGLEVNVTGWLALAENMPSGSATRPGDVLRMFSGKTVEVLNTDAEGRLVLADALWAASQEKPDAIVDVATLTGAMVLALGSRTFGIMANDDAFRTAVHEAAEEVGEPAWPMPLPEHLRKGMDSPTADIANMGERMGGGLVAGLFLREFVGEGITWAHLDIAGPAFNEGGPFGYTPKGGTGTAVRTLVRLAELTASGDLG